From the genome of Triticum aestivum cultivar Chinese Spring chromosome 3B, IWGSC CS RefSeq v2.1, whole genome shotgun sequence, one region includes:
- the LOC123068970 gene encoding uncharacterized protein isoform X1, with the protein MSASGGISGSGSGQRRDLGDRGHSGSSTDSSGSSSTTTKKKAKPIPLNDFLTRKHGNPAVSSAWNKVQDPAQPLSSGSSSELSNLGLQLARQVIARRAMASQALSELGLETNILKREYYNLLKSYGWFLKTTTNFLKTQSLFDEENIGAVTLDFVNLPMTMRSFSEYDSVDLVKRDISALGRTHDLLLTIFHGRQVYISAEKHVFEQHAAGKSWAGDFTAEDIYIIQFTSTDIKCHIRAKSNTIPCTSDNKVLDIKQIHKSMADKYQFNGNFPAHFECLEKDINSLTAVSLDTSSILTYLPYHAAFMPRGANEAITQKLHDATEGVWMEPDEFQTYRLLFESNPVDGDDWRLGYCKSTDPLLKKVYLHDYRTAFQNIYGNTGVQLTSGNTARDHMQAQLTPDNTEAQLTPDNTKAQLTPDNTQAQQSQGSSSTVKGVTPDNMEAQLTPDNTKAQLTPDNTQAQQSQGSSSTVKGTGAGNKFNKSRKSKLSYKRHLNVHIHTHMKGQRPLRGLYQAELYSAKKNPVLGEIFTELFNGPTMKLPKFFGPMWELYCAARDAQVE; encoded by the exons ATGTCTGCTTCTGGAGGGATCTCTGGGTCCGGAAGCGGGCAGCGGCGAGACCTCGGGGACCGGGGACATTCTGGATCGAGCACGGATTCAAGTGGATCCTCTTCCACAACAACGAAGAAGAAAGCAAAGCCAATCCCCTTGAATGACTTCTTGACTAGGAAGCATGGTAATCCTGCTGTTTCCTCAGCATGGAACAAAGTTCAAGATCCTGCACAACCTCTCTCGAGTGGTTCCTCCTCAGAGCTCTCAAATCTGGGTCTTCAGCTGGCCCGTCAAGTCATTGCCCGTCGAGCCATGGCCAGTCAAGCCCTGTCAGAGCTTGGCCTTGAAACCAATATCTTGAAGAGAGAGTACTACAACCTGCTGAAGAG CTATGGATGGTTTTTGAAAACAACAACTAATTTTCTTAAGACCCAAAGTCTTTTTGATGAAGAAAATATAGGAGCTGTGACATTGGATTTTGTAAATCTCCCTATGACGATGAGGTCTTTTTCTGAGTATGATTCTGTAGACTTGGTGAAAAGGGACATATCAGCGCTTGGTCGGACGCATGATCTACTGCTAACCATCTTCCATGGAAGGCAAGTATACATCAGCGCCGAGAAGCATGTCTTTGAGCAGCATGCAGCTGGTAAATCGTGGGCTGGTGACTTTACAGCGGAAGATATCTATATCATACAGTTCACCTCCACTGATATCAAGTGCCATATCCGAGCCAAGAGCAATACCATACCATGCACTTCAGACAACAAGGTTCTAGATATTAAGCAGATTCACAAGTCAATGGCAGATAAGTACCAATTCAATGGTAACTTTCCTGCACATTTCGAGTGCCTTGAAAAGGATATCAATTCTCTGACTGCTGTTTCATTGGATACAAGCTCGATATTGACGTATCTTCCTTACCACGCGGCATTCATGCCACGTGGGGCAAATGAGGCCATAACACAGAAGTTACATGACGCTACTGAGGGCGTCTGGATGGAGCCTGACGAGTTTCAAACTTATCGCTTGCTGTTTGAGTCAAACCCAGTTGACGGTGATGATTGGAGATTGGGGTATTGCAAATCTACAGACCCATTGCTGAAAAAGGTGTACTTGCATGACTACAGAACTGCTTTCCAGAACATCTATGGGAACACAGGGGTCCAGCTGACCTCCGGCAACACAGCTCGTGACCACATGCAGGCCCAGCTGACCCCCGACAACACGGAGGCCCAGCTGACCCCCGACAACACCAAGGCCCAGCTCACCCCTGACAACACCCAGGCCCAGCAGTCTCAGGGGAGCTCAAGCACCGTCAAAGGGGTGACCCCTGACAACATGGAGGCCCAGCTGACCCCCGACAACACCAAGGCCCAGCTGACCCCTGACAACACCCAGGCCCAGCAGTCTCAGGGGAGCTCAAGCACCGTCAAAGGCACGGGGGCTGGAAACAAATTCAACAAAAGCAGGAAAAGTAAGCTTTCCTACAAACGTCACCTGAACGTCCATATCCATACCCACATGAAAGGTCAGAGGCCGTTGAGAGGCTTGTATCAAGCAGAGTTGTATTCTGCAAAGAAGAATCCTGTTCTAGGAGAAATCTTCACTGAGCTGTTCAATGGCCCGACCATGAAATTACCTAAATT CTTTGGTCCCATGTGGGAGCTGTACTGTGCAGCGAGGGACGCCCAGGTTGAATGA
- the LOC123068970 gene encoding uncharacterized protein isoform X2, which translates to MSASGGISGSGSGQRRDLGDRGHSGSSTDSSGSSSTTTKKKAKPIPLNDFLTRKHGNPAVSSAWNKVQDPAQPLSSGSSSELSNLGLQLARQVIARRAMASQALSELGLETNILKREYYNLLKSYGWFLKTTTNFLKTQSLFDEENIGAVTLDFVNLPMTMRSFSEYDSVDLVKRDISALGRTHDLLLTIFHGRQVYISAEKHVFEQHAAGKSWAGDFTAEDIYIIQFTSTDIKCHIRAKSNTIPCTSDNKVLDIKQIHKSMADKYQFNGNFPAHFECLEKDINSLTAVSLDTSSILTYLPYHAAFMPRGANEAITQKLHDATEGVWMEPDEFQTYRLLFESNPVDGDDWRLGYCKSTDPLLKKVYLHDYRTAFQNIYGNTGVQLTSGNTARDHMQAQLTPDNTEAQLTPDNTEAQLTPDNTKAQLTPDNTQAQQSQGSSSTVKGTGAGNKFNKSRKSKLSYKRHLNVHIHTHMKGQRPLRGLYQAELYSAKKNPVLGEIFTELFNGPTMKLPKFFGPMWELYCAARDAQVE; encoded by the exons ATGTCTGCTTCTGGAGGGATCTCTGGGTCCGGAAGCGGGCAGCGGCGAGACCTCGGGGACCGGGGACATTCTGGATCGAGCACGGATTCAAGTGGATCCTCTTCCACAACAACGAAGAAGAAAGCAAAGCCAATCCCCTTGAATGACTTCTTGACTAGGAAGCATGGTAATCCTGCTGTTTCCTCAGCATGGAACAAAGTTCAAGATCCTGCACAACCTCTCTCGAGTGGTTCCTCCTCAGAGCTCTCAAATCTGGGTCTTCAGCTGGCCCGTCAAGTCATTGCCCGTCGAGCCATGGCCAGTCAAGCCCTGTCAGAGCTTGGCCTTGAAACCAATATCTTGAAGAGAGAGTACTACAACCTGCTGAAGAG CTATGGATGGTTTTTGAAAACAACAACTAATTTTCTTAAGACCCAAAGTCTTTTTGATGAAGAAAATATAGGAGCTGTGACATTGGATTTTGTAAATCTCCCTATGACGATGAGGTCTTTTTCTGAGTATGATTCTGTAGACTTGGTGAAAAGGGACATATCAGCGCTTGGTCGGACGCATGATCTACTGCTAACCATCTTCCATGGAAGGCAAGTATACATCAGCGCCGAGAAGCATGTCTTTGAGCAGCATGCAGCTGGTAAATCGTGGGCTGGTGACTTTACAGCGGAAGATATCTATATCATACAGTTCACCTCCACTGATATCAAGTGCCATATCCGAGCCAAGAGCAATACCATACCATGCACTTCAGACAACAAGGTTCTAGATATTAAGCAGATTCACAAGTCAATGGCAGATAAGTACCAATTCAATGGTAACTTTCCTGCACATTTCGAGTGCCTTGAAAAGGATATCAATTCTCTGACTGCTGTTTCATTGGATACAAGCTCGATATTGACGTATCTTCCTTACCACGCGGCATTCATGCCACGTGGGGCAAATGAGGCCATAACACAGAAGTTACATGACGCTACTGAGGGCGTCTGGATGGAGCCTGACGAGTTTCAAACTTATCGCTTGCTGTTTGAGTCAAACCCAGTTGACGGTGATGATTGGAGATTGGGGTATTGCAAATCTACAGACCCATTGCTGAAAAAGGTGTACTTGCATGACTACAGAACTGCTTTCCAGAACATCTATGGGAACACAGGGGTCCAGCTGACCTCCGGCAACACAGCTCGTGACCACATGCAGGCCCAGCTGACCCCCGACAACACGGAGGCCCAGCTGACCCCCGACAACAC GGAGGCCCAGCTGACCCCCGACAACACCAAGGCCCAGCTGACCCCTGACAACACCCAGGCCCAGCAGTCTCAGGGGAGCTCAAGCACCGTCAAAGGCACGGGGGCTGGAAACAAATTCAACAAAAGCAGGAAAAGTAAGCTTTCCTACAAACGTCACCTGAACGTCCATATCCATACCCACATGAAAGGTCAGAGGCCGTTGAGAGGCTTGTATCAAGCAGAGTTGTATTCTGCAAAGAAGAATCCTGTTCTAGGAGAAATCTTCACTGAGCTGTTCAATGGCCCGACCATGAAATTACCTAAATT CTTTGGTCCCATGTGGGAGCTGTACTGTGCAGCGAGGGACGCCCAGGTTGAATGA